A part of Nesterenkonia lutea genomic DNA contains:
- a CDS encoding D-2-hydroxyacid dehydrogenase, with the protein MTPALPIITVLCPAAGAASPGSLDRPGGLDKIESRAELRYTDAAGLGDAVDGAQALFLWDFFSPAVEQAWSRTASLEWIHVAAAGVDSLMFDELGRSEVTVTNAQGIFDRPIAEYVLTAILAHAKDFAGNLRHQQRREWAHRETHRVQGRSALIIGTGAIGRETARLLRAVGITVTGAGRTTRTQDPDFGTVLDSAELPRHIGAFDHVVNAAPLTPQTLGLIGEESLAAMRPGAHLINIGRGESVDEPALVRSLQAGHLSGATLDVFEEEPLPQDSPLWDLETVTISAHMSGDVLGWRDALAEQFVHNAERWLEGEPLKNVVDKAKGYVPSSSRPGAAEI; encoded by the coding sequence ATGACACCAGCGCTGCCGATCATCACTGTGCTGTGTCCCGCCGCGGGGGCCGCGAGTCCGGGCAGTCTGGACAGACCGGGCGGGCTCGACAAGATCGAGAGCCGGGCTGAGCTGCGCTACACCGATGCGGCCGGGCTCGGAGACGCAGTCGACGGCGCACAGGCGCTCTTCCTCTGGGACTTCTTCTCTCCGGCGGTGGAGCAGGCCTGGTCACGGACGGCCTCGCTGGAGTGGATCCATGTGGCCGCGGCCGGGGTTGATTCGCTCATGTTCGACGAGCTGGGACGCTCCGAGGTCACCGTCACCAACGCCCAGGGGATCTTTGACCGACCCATCGCCGAGTATGTGCTGACCGCGATCCTCGCCCACGCCAAGGACTTCGCCGGAAACCTGCGGCACCAGCAGCGTCGAGAATGGGCTCATCGGGAGACCCACAGGGTGCAGGGGCGCTCAGCGCTGATCATCGGCACCGGAGCCATCGGGCGCGAGACTGCGCGGCTGCTGCGCGCCGTCGGGATCACCGTCACCGGGGCCGGGCGCACTACTCGGACGCAGGATCCCGACTTCGGAACCGTTCTGGACAGCGCCGAGCTGCCCCGGCACATCGGGGCGTTCGACCATGTCGTCAACGCCGCACCGCTGACGCCGCAGACCCTCGGGCTGATCGGTGAAGAGTCGCTGGCTGCGATGCGCCCAGGGGCTCACCTGATCAACATCGGCCGCGGGGAGTCCGTGGACGAACCGGCGCTGGTCAGGTCGCTGCAGGCCGGGCACCTCTCCGGAGCCACGCTCGACGTCTTCGAGGAGGAGCCGCTGCCACAGGATTCGCCGCTGTGGGACCTGGAGACTGTGACGATCTCCGCCCACATGTCCGGTGATGTGCTGGGTTGGCGGGACGCGCTCGCCGAACAGTTCGTGCACAACGCTGAGCGCTGGCTGGAGGGGGAGCCGCTGAAGAACGTCGTGGACAAGGCGAAGGGGTACGTCCCCTCGTCTTCCAGACCTGGAGCAGCTGAGATCTGA
- a CDS encoding HpcH/HpaI aldolase/citrate lyase family protein, with translation MPIRNRRAAALPAKLSRSWLLINAAREADFAPGLASEADSVIFDLEASVPDDGKVAAREAVLRALNGGMTAWVRISPTTSEHWEDDLSALSRAEGLRGVMLAETERPEQVTYTAMRLRAGTPVIALVESALGVENATLIASAPGTFRLAFGTNDFRKDVGVSADPMALAYARSRLVIASRVGGLPGAIDGPTAADADPQQTAEACLVTANMGMTGKLSLNRAQVEHINTGLAPSEDELSWARELIEAHEAGGSIGDGSYLPRLARAQKIASLADSYGLWNA, from the coding sequence ATGCCCATCCGGAACCGGCGCGCTGCGGCGCTTCCCGCGAAACTCTCCCGCTCCTGGCTGCTGATCAATGCCGCCAGAGAGGCGGACTTTGCCCCTGGGCTGGCAAGTGAGGCGGATTCGGTCATCTTCGACCTCGAGGCCTCCGTGCCCGATGACGGCAAGGTTGCGGCACGGGAGGCAGTGCTGCGCGCCCTGAACGGCGGCATGACGGCCTGGGTGCGCATCAGTCCCACGACCTCTGAGCATTGGGAGGACGATCTGAGCGCCCTCTCCCGGGCCGAAGGGCTCCGCGGTGTCATGTTGGCCGAGACGGAGCGTCCCGAGCAGGTCACCTACACCGCCATGCGGCTGCGCGCCGGCACGCCGGTGATCGCCCTGGTGGAGTCGGCTCTCGGCGTGGAGAATGCCACGTTGATCGCCTCGGCCCCCGGCACGTTCCGGCTGGCCTTCGGAACCAATGACTTCCGCAAGGACGTCGGCGTCTCCGCCGACCCGATGGCGCTGGCCTACGCCAGGTCCAGGCTGGTCATCGCCTCCCGCGTCGGCGGGCTTCCCGGCGCGATCGACGGACCCACTGCCGCCGATGCCGATCCGCAGCAGACCGCAGAGGCCTGTCTGGTCACCGCCAACATGGGCATGACCGGCAAGCTCTCGCTGAACCGGGCCCAGGTGGAACACATCAACACCGGCCTGGCACCCTCAGAGGACGAGCTGAGCTGGGCTCGCGAGCTGATCGAGGCACACGAGGCCGGCGGGTCCATCGGCGACGGCTCATATCTGCCCCGCCTCGCGCGCGCGCAGAAGATCGCCTCCCTGGCTGACTCCTACGGCCTCTGGAACGCCTGA
- a CDS encoding 3-hydroxyisobutyryl-CoA hydrolase has protein sequence MGRETYTGDVAFELRGHLGIITLNRPRTVNALTQLMCECLLVQLRDWAVDDTVTQVLIRGAGDRGLCAGGDVSSLYQEMVALQSQDGGEILPVGTPGYAADFTSEPFLADEYALNQTIAEYPKPFIALMDGLVLGGGIGVSAHGSHRVVTERTRAGMPETTIGFSPDVGGTWLLAQAPGRLGLHAGLTGAHLDAADAIAAGLADVLVPAEELNDLTQALSTAPVEVVLPKFAVAAESSGLVEAREWIDQAYSAPTVEQVLERLDELAPAHEQAGAAAQALREKSPVSLKVAHRAILAAEQLSLRAALEQEFTIAVHMLRSQDFREGIRAQIIDKDREPRWSPARLQDVGEGLVQTYFTPVPGRRLSEVQSL, from the coding sequence ATGGGCAGGGAGACGTATACCGGAGATGTGGCCTTCGAGCTGCGCGGCCACCTGGGAATCATCACGCTGAACCGACCCCGCACCGTCAACGCGCTGACCCAGCTCATGTGTGAGTGCCTGCTGGTGCAGCTCCGGGACTGGGCCGTGGACGACACGGTGACACAGGTGCTGATCAGGGGTGCCGGTGACCGAGGGCTCTGCGCCGGCGGCGATGTCTCGAGCCTGTACCAGGAGATGGTCGCCCTGCAGTCCCAGGACGGCGGAGAGATCCTCCCTGTCGGCACGCCGGGCTACGCCGCCGATTTCACCAGCGAGCCGTTCCTCGCCGACGAGTACGCGCTCAACCAGACGATCGCCGAGTACCCCAAGCCCTTCATCGCACTGATGGACGGGCTGGTGCTGGGTGGAGGCATCGGCGTCTCGGCCCATGGCTCACACAGGGTGGTCACCGAACGCACACGAGCAGGCATGCCGGAGACCACCATCGGGTTCTCTCCCGACGTCGGCGGGACCTGGCTCCTGGCTCAGGCTCCTGGACGGCTGGGTCTGCACGCCGGGCTCACCGGCGCCCATCTCGATGCCGCAGATGCCATCGCCGCCGGACTGGCCGACGTGCTGGTCCCCGCGGAGGAGCTCAATGACCTGACCCAGGCGCTGAGCACCGCACCTGTGGAGGTCGTGCTCCCGAAGTTCGCCGTGGCCGCCGAGTCTTCGGGGCTCGTTGAGGCCCGAGAGTGGATCGACCAGGCGTATTCGGCTCCCACGGTGGAGCAGGTGCTCGAGCGTCTCGATGAGCTCGCACCCGCGCATGAGCAGGCCGGCGCAGCCGCACAGGCGCTGCGGGAGAAGTCACCGGTCTCGTTGAAGGTCGCTCACCGGGCGATCCTCGCCGCCGAACAGCTCTCGCTGCGAGCGGCGCTGGAGCAGGAGTTCACGATCGCTGTGCACATGCTGCGATCACAAGATTTCCGTGAAGGCATCCGCGCGCAGATCATCGACAAGGATCGTGAGCCTCGATGGAGTCCGGCCCGACTCCAGGACGTCGGTGAGGGCCTCGTCCAGACGTACTTCACGCCGGTGCCGGGCCGGCGGCTCAGCGAGGTCCAGAGCCTCTGA
- a CDS encoding aldo/keto reductase family protein, translating into MEFRYLGNSGLKISEITYGNWLTHGSQIENDVATTCVHAALDAGITTFDTADVYANTVAEQVLGDALAGQRRESLEIFTKVYFPTGPKGHNDTGLSRKHILESINGSLNRLGTDYVDLYQAHRYDYETPLEETMQAFADVVRSGKALYIGVSEWTADQLRAGHALAKQLGIQLISNQPQYNMLWRVIEPEVVPASEELGVSQIVWSPIAQGVLTGKYLPGQPAPEGSRASDKEAGKFIERYMNDEILTAVQKLKPIAEDHGLNLAQLAVAWVLQNPNVASALVGASRPEQIAGNVAAAGVTLDDAAMHSIDSVLGDLAQQDPSLTKSPETRIS; encoded by the coding sequence ATGGAATTCAGATACCTCGGAAACTCTGGCCTGAAGATCTCTGAGATCACATACGGCAACTGGCTCACCCACGGCTCGCAGATCGAGAACGACGTTGCGACCACCTGCGTCCATGCCGCCCTCGACGCGGGGATCACCACCTTTGACACCGCCGACGTCTACGCGAACACCGTGGCGGAGCAGGTGCTCGGCGATGCCCTCGCCGGACAGCGGCGCGAATCCCTGGAGATCTTCACCAAGGTCTACTTCCCGACGGGACCCAAGGGGCACAACGACACCGGGCTCTCCCGCAAGCACATCCTCGAATCCATCAACGGCTCACTGAACCGGCTCGGCACCGACTACGTGGACCTCTACCAGGCTCACCGCTACGACTATGAGACTCCGCTGGAAGAGACCATGCAGGCCTTCGCCGACGTGGTCCGCTCGGGCAAGGCGCTCTACATCGGGGTCTCGGAGTGGACCGCCGATCAGCTGCGTGCCGGGCACGCTCTGGCCAAGCAGCTGGGCATCCAGCTCATCAGCAACCAGCCGCAGTACAACATGCTGTGGCGGGTCATCGAGCCCGAGGTGGTCCCGGCCTCCGAGGAGCTCGGCGTCTCACAGATCGTCTGGTCGCCGATCGCCCAGGGCGTGCTGACCGGCAAGTATCTTCCGGGGCAGCCTGCCCCGGAGGGATCGCGCGCCTCGGACAAGGAAGCGGGCAAGTTCATCGAGCGGTATATGAACGACGAGATCCTCACGGCTGTGCAGAAGCTCAAGCCCATCGCTGAGGACCACGGACTGAACCTGGCTCAGCTTGCTGTGGCCTGGGTGCTGCAGAATCCCAACGTCGCCTCAGCACTGGTGGGTGCCTCGCGCCCCGAACAGATCGCAGGCAATGTGGCCGCCGCGGGAGTGACCCTCGATGACGCAGCGATGCACTCCATCGACTCCGTCCTGGGGGATCTTGCCCAGCAGGATCCAAGTCTGACGAAGTCCCCGGAGACCCGCATCAGCTGA
- a CDS encoding response regulator transcription factor: protein MLGRLPRPDERDRETDLEIHSMEQEDGAGRQRAGAPSSPPSEGSPLSISSPVLILGGPSPAASELSQRLRGLDVKVLQASSAEAARASLQADAPDIFVVDVRASRRVADLDRILDGLRGSREQTAALLWFDAEAELTDVLGAVHPLDDHMTGIITVEESLRRLHLMTARLPVRTDGERLVVGDLELDTAARTVQRAGRDIDLSDTEFRLLRLLMRHARTVLPKSEILQQVWEYEFAGQANIVELYISYVRKKIESNMPRMIHTVRGAGYVLRPADQEPSGPEGSSVLPR from the coding sequence ATGCTGGGACGTCTGCCGCGTCCTGATGAGCGTGACCGGGAGACAGATCTGGAGATCCATTCGATGGAGCAGGAAGACGGTGCAGGGCGCCAGCGCGCGGGTGCGCCGTCCTCGCCTCCCTCGGAGGGCTCCCCGCTGTCCATCTCCTCGCCTGTGCTGATCCTCGGTGGACCCTCGCCCGCGGCCTCGGAGCTGAGTCAGCGGCTCCGTGGACTCGACGTGAAGGTGCTCCAGGCCTCGAGCGCCGAGGCCGCCAGAGCGAGTCTGCAGGCCGACGCTCCGGACATCTTCGTCGTGGACGTCCGCGCCAGTCGCAGGGTGGCGGACCTGGACAGGATCCTCGACGGCCTGCGGGGAAGCCGCGAGCAGACGGCGGCGCTGCTCTGGTTCGATGCCGAGGCAGAGCTCACCGATGTCCTGGGCGCCGTCCATCCGCTGGATGACCACATGACCGGCATCATCACGGTGGAGGAGTCGCTGCGACGGCTGCATCTGATGACCGCGCGACTGCCGGTGCGGACCGACGGGGAGCGGCTCGTGGTCGGAGACCTGGAGCTGGACACCGCCGCTCGCACCGTGCAGCGTGCGGGGCGCGACATCGATCTCTCCGACACCGAGTTTCGGCTGCTCCGGCTGCTCATGCGTCACGCCAGGACGGTGCTGCCCAAGTCTGAGATCCTCCAGCAGGTCTGGGAGTACGAGTTCGCCGGTCAGGCCAACATCGTGGAGCTCTACATCTCCTACGTCCGCAAGAAGATCGAGTCGAACATGCCCCGCATGATCCACACCGTGCGGGGCGCCGGCTATGTCCTGCGCCCAGCCGACCAGGAGCCTTCCGGCCCTGAGGGGTCCTCAGTGCTGCCGCGCTGA
- a CDS encoding DMT family transporter, producing the protein MNQNATLTRRALPVAAIIATVLMWASSFVLIRWSAGELSPGPLALLRLVAGAVTLSVLLLIVRRGRLSLPSRSALGLTALYGVIWFALYTLVFNLAGHYIDAGTIAMVVNLAPIMVGIGAVIFFKESFSPRLFTGMVVSLCGIGLISVAGSTGQLALAGLGIALIAAFLYAGGMLIQKLALRHTDPLTATWLACAAGTVVLLPFLGATVEEVQTASTPVIVGAIYMGIGPTALGFWFWGYAMNHFPTGKVAASTLAVPAVVVLMSWLTLDEVPPLLGIVGGAVTLTGVAIAQLRRPVRQVSPAR; encoded by the coding sequence GTGAACCAGAATGCCACCCTGACGCGCAGGGCTCTTCCCGTGGCGGCGATCATCGCCACCGTGCTCATGTGGGCCTCGTCCTTCGTGCTGATCCGCTGGTCCGCGGGGGAACTCTCACCTGGACCGCTGGCCCTGCTGCGACTCGTGGCCGGGGCGGTGACGCTGAGCGTGCTGCTGCTCATCGTCAGGCGCGGGCGGCTCTCGCTGCCCAGCCGGTCCGCACTGGGGCTCACCGCGCTCTATGGCGTGATCTGGTTCGCCCTCTACACCCTGGTCTTCAACCTGGCCGGACACTACATCGATGCGGGCACGATCGCCATGGTCGTCAACCTCGCTCCGATCATGGTCGGAATCGGTGCGGTCATCTTCTTCAAGGAGTCCTTCTCTCCCCGACTCTTCACCGGGATGGTGGTCTCGCTCTGCGGGATCGGGCTGATCAGCGTGGCTGGATCCACCGGCCAGCTGGCGCTGGCAGGACTGGGCATCGCGCTGATCGCCGCGTTCCTCTACGCGGGAGGCATGTTGATCCAGAAGCTGGCGCTGCGCCACACCGATCCGCTCACGGCCACCTGGCTGGCCTGCGCCGCAGGGACCGTCGTCCTGCTCCCCTTCCTCGGTGCCACCGTGGAGGAGGTGCAGACCGCCTCCACCCCGGTGATCGTCGGGGCGATCTACATGGGGATCGGGCCCACCGCGCTGGGATTCTGGTTCTGGGGATACGCGATGAACCACTTCCCCACCGGCAAGGTCGCCGCGAGCACGCTGGCCGTCCCCGCCGTCGTGGTGCTCATGTCCTGGCTGACGCTGGACGAGGTGCCCCCGCTGCTGGGCATCGTCGGCGGGGCGGTGACGCTGACCGGGGTGGCTATCGCACAGCTGCGGCGCCCCGTGAGACAGGTGTCACCGGCGCGCTGA
- a CDS encoding acyl-CoA thioesterase — protein MHVIFRTLLILLRARRRPSMTPWESSVVSLRALPTDIDIARHINNGQYFSLFDLGRFDLMARSGMWALMRRRGWSPVVQSEQITFRRSVTFMTRFEIHTRMIGFDEKCFYFEQRAVVDGEIYVRAHIAGRLLSAQGPVANEDIIEAIRELGHEVPEDLTVSEELQTWRRSSALPSARKPAPNQW, from the coding sequence ATGCATGTGATCTTCCGCACCCTCCTGATTCTGCTCCGCGCGCGTCGTCGACCCTCCATGACTCCGTGGGAGTCTTCCGTGGTCTCGCTGCGCGCGCTGCCCACTGACATCGACATCGCTCGGCACATCAACAACGGCCAGTACTTCTCGCTCTTCGATCTGGGCCGCTTTGATCTGATGGCACGCTCCGGAATGTGGGCCCTGATGCGTCGGCGCGGATGGTCCCCGGTGGTGCAGTCGGAGCAGATCACCTTTCGCCGCTCGGTGACGTTCATGACTCGCTTCGAGATCCACACCCGCATGATCGGCTTCGACGAGAAGTGCTTCTACTTCGAACAGCGCGCAGTGGTCGACGGCGAGATCTACGTCCGCGCACACATCGCCGGCAGGCTGCTCTCCGCGCAAGGTCCGGTCGCCAATGAGGACATCATCGAGGCGATTCGGGAGCTCGGGCATGAGGTGCCGGAGGACCTGACCGTGAGCGAAGAGCTGCAGACCTGGCGGCGCAGCTCGGCGCTTCCCTCGGCGCGGAAGCCTGCACCGAATCAGTGGTGA
- the rpmB gene encoding 50S ribosomal protein L28, whose amino-acid sequence MAARCQVTGVGPQFGNSISHSHRRTKRRFDPNIQKKRYWVPSLGRNVTLTLSVKGIKTIDVRGIDVVVAELIEKGEKL is encoded by the coding sequence ATGGCAGCACGTTGCCAGGTGACCGGAGTGGGGCCGCAGTTCGGCAACTCAATTTCCCACTCGCATCGGCGCACCAAGCGCCGGTTCGACCCGAACATCCAGAAGAAGCGCTACTGGGTTCCTTCATTGGGACGCAATGTGACGCTGACCTTGTCCGTCAAGGGCATCAAGACCATCGACGTCCGCGGCATCGACGTAGTCGTCGCCGAGCTGATCGAGAAGGGTGAGAAGCTCTAA
- a CDS encoding amidase: MTHLAELTAVELLAGYRSGEFTPVDATEATLERIEAHNDAVNAFVLVDRDSALDSARDSARRWSEGQPVGPADGVPTSIKDIFYTKGWPTLRGSSLIDEAGPWEQDAPCVARLREAGAVLLGKTASPEFAWKGTTDSQRFGATTNPWDPSVTAGGSSGGAAAAVGSGMGPWAVGTDGGGSVRIPAAFTGTVAIKATYGTVPMYPASPFGTLAHAGPMARTVTDTALLLDVISGFDSRDWSALPSPSRSFTADLQSLETESSPLAGVRIGYSPTLGFGTNDPEVEQRVREAVEVLASLGAEVDQVDPDIEDPVEAFHVLWFTGAAKVLQAYGPGALEKIDPGLREGIEKYADATALDYLSATAVRMDTGVRMGNFHQRYDLLVTPTMPIPAFDAARQAPEGWPSQLWTSWTPYTYPFNMTQQPAVSVPCGLTGSGLPVGLQIVAARTRDHSLLRAARAYEIASGEKFSAPVTPVSRGAAAVR; the protein is encoded by the coding sequence ATGACGCACCTTGCTGAACTGACCGCCGTCGAGCTGCTTGCGGGATACCGCAGCGGAGAGTTCACTCCGGTGGACGCCACGGAGGCCACGCTGGAACGCATCGAGGCGCACAACGATGCCGTCAACGCCTTCGTCCTGGTGGACCGGGACTCCGCGCTGGACTCCGCTCGGGACTCGGCCCGGCGCTGGTCCGAGGGACAGCCGGTGGGTCCTGCCGATGGGGTTCCGACCTCGATCAAGGACATCTTCTACACCAAGGGATGGCCCACGCTCCGCGGGTCCAGCCTCATCGACGAGGCCGGCCCCTGGGAGCAGGACGCCCCCTGTGTCGCGCGGCTGCGGGAGGCCGGTGCAGTCCTGCTGGGAAAGACCGCCTCCCCAGAGTTCGCGTGGAAGGGCACCACCGATTCCCAGCGCTTCGGCGCCACCACCAACCCCTGGGACCCCTCGGTGACCGCAGGCGGGTCCTCCGGCGGTGCGGCTGCGGCCGTGGGGTCGGGCATGGGGCCCTGGGCCGTGGGGACCGACGGCGGCGGCTCGGTGCGGATACCCGCCGCCTTCACCGGCACGGTGGCGATCAAGGCCACCTACGGCACAGTGCCGATGTACCCCGCGAGCCCCTTCGGCACGCTGGCGCATGCGGGACCGATGGCGCGCACCGTGACTGACACGGCCCTGCTGCTCGACGTGATCTCAGGCTTCGACTCGCGGGACTGGTCGGCGCTTCCCTCTCCTTCACGATCCTTCACCGCGGATCTGCAGTCACTGGAGACCGAGTCCTCTCCGCTCGCCGGGGTGCGGATCGGCTATTCGCCCACGCTGGGCTTCGGGACCAACGATCCAGAGGTTGAGCAGCGCGTGCGCGAGGCGGTGGAGGTGCTCGCCTCCCTGGGGGCGGAGGTGGACCAGGTGGACCCGGACATCGAGGATCCGGTCGAGGCCTTCCACGTGCTCTGGTTCACCGGCGCCGCCAAGGTGCTCCAGGCCTACGGTCCCGGAGCGCTGGAGAAGATCGACCCGGGGCTGCGCGAAGGCATCGAGAAGTACGCCGACGCGACGGCGCTGGACTATCTCAGTGCCACGGCCGTGCGGATGGACACGGGCGTGCGCATGGGAAACTTCCACCAGAGGTATGACCTGCTGGTCACCCCGACCATGCCGATCCCGGCCTTCGACGCCGCCCGGCAGGCCCCTGAGGGCTGGCCCTCCCAGCTGTGGACCAGCTGGACGCCATACACGTATCCGTTCAACATGACCCAGCAGCCGGCCGTCTCCGTGCCCTGCGGACTGACCGGATCCGGACTGCCGGTGGGACTCCAGATCGTCGCCGCCCGAACCCGAGACCATTCGCTGCTGCGCGCCGCGCGGGCCTATGAGATCGCCAGCGGGGAGAAGTTCAGCGCGCCGGTGACACCTGTCTCACGGGGCGCCGCAGCTGTGCGATAG
- the rpmG gene encoding 50S ribosomal protein L33 has protein sequence MAKDKDVRPIIKLKSTAGTGFTYVTRKNRRNNPDRIVLKKYDPVVRKHVDFREER, from the coding sequence ATGGCAAAGGACAAGGACGTACGTCCCATCATCAAGCTGAAGTCGACGGCAGGCACCGGGTTCACCTACGTGACCCGCAAGAACCGCCGCAACAACCCCGACCGCATCGTGCTCAAGAAGTATGACCCGGTCGTTCGCAAGCATGTCGACTTCCGAGAGGAGCGCTGA
- a CDS encoding GntR family transcriptional regulator, producing MSSPAGFQPVHRESTSSLITRALREGIMNGRLPAGAQLSEAGLAAEFGVSRGPLREAMQRLVQEGLVRSELNRGLFVKELDEEEIRDLYLTRTAIETAAARTVAHSSGAVAASQRLRERAAAMAEAAASGDLKALADADFAFHEELVSLAGSPRLHRVHETLMVETRMCMTALQGTYFDPEDQVAEHSRIAEAVASGDDAALQREIEEHMQEALDRLVRAGR from the coding sequence ATGAGTTCCCCCGCAGGTTTTCAACCCGTCCACCGAGAGTCCACCTCCTCCCTGATCACGCGCGCTCTGCGCGAAGGGATCATGAACGGTCGCCTTCCCGCCGGGGCTCAGCTCTCCGAGGCGGGTCTCGCCGCCGAGTTCGGCGTGAGCCGTGGGCCCCTGCGTGAAGCGATGCAGCGCCTGGTCCAGGAGGGTCTGGTGCGCAGCGAGCTCAACCGCGGACTCTTCGTCAAGGAGCTCGACGAGGAGGAGATCCGAGATCTCTACCTGACCAGGACCGCGATCGAGACGGCCGCGGCACGCACGGTGGCGCACTCCTCCGGCGCCGTCGCGGCGTCTCAGCGACTGCGCGAGCGTGCCGCCGCGATGGCCGAGGCGGCGGCGTCCGGGGACCTGAAGGCTCTGGCGGACGCCGATTTCGCCTTCCACGAGGAGCTCGTGAGCCTCGCCGGCAGCCCTCGACTCCACCGGGTGCACGAGACACTGATGGTCGAGACACGAATGTGCATGACCGCGCTGCAGGGGACCTACTTCGACCCGGAGGACCAGGTCGCCGAGCACAGCCGGATCGCCGAAGCAGTGGCCTCTGGCGACGACGCGGCGCTGCAGCGGGAGATCGAGGAGCATATGCAGGAGGCACTGGACCGACTGGTCCGCGCGGGCCGGTGA
- the ald gene encoding alanine dehydrogenase: MIIGVPAEVKNNEYRVALTPAGTHDLIGRGHRVLLQSGAGAGSGFADTEYESAGAEILGVAEQVWAQAELILKVKEPQAEEFEQMREGQVLFTYLHLAAEPECARALQERGVTAIAYETVTGPHGLPLLAPMSEVAGRLAPQVGAYHLMHSQGGSGILIGGVPGSRPAKVVVIGGGKAGEQSALTALGMGADVTVLDLNIDRLRELSALSGRGLTTLASNTLTLTEEVAAADMVIGSVLVPGATAPKLVTREMASAMRPGSVLVDIAIDQGGCFEGSRPTTHADPTFTLGEQIYYCVANMPGAVPHTATAALTNSTLRFVFALADKGWKQALRENPHLAKGLNVHGGAITNAPVAEALGAEYRDIEDVLA; encoded by the coding sequence ATGATCATCGGAGTTCCCGCTGAAGTCAAGAACAACGAATACCGCGTGGCCCTCACCCCCGCAGGGACTCACGACCTGATCGGGCGCGGCCATCGGGTCCTGCTGCAGAGCGGAGCCGGCGCCGGCTCCGGCTTCGCCGACACCGAGTATGAGTCCGCTGGCGCCGAGATCCTCGGAGTGGCCGAACAGGTATGGGCACAGGCCGAGCTGATCCTGAAGGTCAAGGAGCCCCAGGCCGAGGAGTTCGAGCAGATGCGGGAGGGTCAGGTCCTCTTCACCTATCTCCATCTTGCGGCGGAGCCCGAGTGTGCGCGTGCCCTGCAGGAGCGAGGCGTCACCGCGATCGCCTATGAGACCGTCACCGGGCCCCATGGGCTGCCGCTGCTGGCCCCGATGAGCGAGGTGGCGGGCAGACTTGCTCCGCAGGTGGGCGCCTATCATCTGATGCACTCCCAGGGAGGTTCGGGCATCCTGATCGGTGGCGTGCCCGGGTCCCGACCCGCGAAGGTGGTCGTCATCGGCGGCGGCAAGGCCGGCGAACAGTCGGCGCTGACCGCCCTGGGGATGGGAGCCGATGTCACGGTGCTGGATCTGAACATCGATCGGCTTCGTGAGCTTTCGGCCCTGTCCGGACGCGGACTCACCACGCTCGCCTCGAACACCTTGACGCTCACCGAGGAGGTGGCTGCGGCAGACATGGTCATCGGCTCGGTGCTCGTGCCCGGTGCCACGGCGCCGAAACTGGTGACCCGGGAGATGGCCTCGGCCATGCGTCCGGGGTCCGTGCTGGTGGACATAGCCATCGACCAGGGCGGCTGCTTCGAGGGCTCCCGTCCCACCACGCACGCCGATCCGACGTTCACGCTCGGCGAGCAGATCTACTACTGCGTCGCGAACATGCCGGGTGCGGTCCCGCACACCGCCACGGCCGCGCTGACCAACTCCACGCTCCGGTTCGTGTTCGCACTGGCGGACAAGGGCTGGAAGCAGGCGCTGCGCGAGAACCCGCACCTGGCCAAGGGACTCAACGTCCACGGAGGGGCGATCACCAATGCCCCGGTGGCGGAGGCGCTCGGCGCCGAGTACCGCGACATCGAGGACGTCCTGGCCTGA